The Salegentibacter sp. Hel_I_6 region TTTAAATTCCAACCTGCTTACCAAAAACATATAGTGCACGTTGGAGGATTTAGCTTTGAGAAAAATCATAAAGGATTAATTCAAATATTTCGAAATGTCGTTTCTTCTAATCCAAATGTTATTTTACATTTAGTAGGAGATGGCCCATTGCGTTCAGAAATTGAGGTTTTGGTTAAAGAAGAAGGTCTTGATAGGAATGTAAAGTTTTATGGTTTTGTAAACAATCCTCTTGACTATATAGCAGCTGCTGATGTTTTAGTATTGCCAAGTATTATAGAGGGCTTACCGGGAGTTTTATTAGAAGCAATGTATTGCAAAACTCCTGTGGTTGCATATAATGTTGGCGGAATTGGCGAAATTGTTAATAAAAGTACCGGTATTTTAATAGAAAAGAGAAATGAAATAGATTTTGCCAGAAGAGTTTTAGACTGTATAGAGAAACCAAATAAACTTCAAATAGAGAATGCTCATAATATGGTTAGTACAAATTATATGAATACTAAAATTGCCGATGAATTTTTGAGGTTTTATCAGAAAAATATTAAAGAGTAGAACGGATTTTCATTTCTATTATCTATTTCTTTTTAATATTTCTCTATACCTATACTTTCTAATGGGTTACCTTTATTTTTTTAAATATTATGTCAAAAATTAAAATACTTCATATTATAAAATCCCTTGGTAGAGGTGGGGCTGAGATGCTTTTACCTGAAACACTTAAATTGCACGACAAGAATAAATTTGAATTTCATTATATCTATTTTCTTCCCTGGAAGGACCAGATGGTGGAAGCAATTGAAAATGCAGGCGGAAAGGTAAACTGCTTTGAAGCTAAGGATAATATCCGTTTGTTGCTTCAATATAAGAAGATAGTTGACTATTGTGAAAAATTGCACATTGATCTAATTCATTGTCACTTGCCCTGGGCCGGTTTTGTAGGAAGATTGGTTCATAAAAAAACGGGAATTCCTGTGGTCTATACCGAGCATAATATGCAGGAGCGTTATCATATCGCCACCAAAACGATTAATAAAATCAGTTTTAATTCTCAGTCTTTAGCTCTTGGAGTTTCTGAAGATGTAACCAATTCTATTCTAAAAAATATAGCTCCAAAAATATCTGTGAAAACCTTGTTGAACGGTGTAAATACAGAGTCATTTATGAGATCAGGAAATTCTCAAATAAAAGAAGATTTGGGGGTGTCAGAGAATGCAATAGTAATTGGAAATGTGGCAGTGTTTAGATTTCAAAAGCGTTTACTAGAATGGTTACAACTTATAAAGAAACTCCGTTCCAAAAATTCTAATATTTATGGAATAATTGTTGGAGCAGGGCCCCTGGAGGATGAAATTAAAGAGGAATGGAGACGTCTGGGCTTAGAGGATACAGTTTTCTTTCCAGGCTTGAAAACCGACGTAAAACCTTATTTCGAAGCCATGGATATTTTTATGATGAGTTCCTTATTTGAAGGCTTGCCCATTGCACTTCTGGAGGCCATGAGTATGGAGTGTGCTGTGGTATCGACAGATGCAGGTGGTATAAAAGAAGTTATAAGAAATAAGGAAGATGGATTGATTGTTCCAGTCGATGAGTGGCAGGAGCTTTCAGGTAAAGTTCAAAGCCTGATAGATGAACCGGCGGAATTAAGCAGGCATAAATTAGCAGCCAGAAAAAGAGTAATTGAAGCGTTTAGCCTAAAGAGGATGGTTGGGGAGCTGGAAGAAATTTATAGCTCGTATTCGAATTAAAGTTCAACTTTAGTATATTTATTTTAGAACGTTTAGGGTATGGTGTTCATAGTTTGGTTAATTATTTAATTCGGTTGTCAGTTCTTTGTTGTCAGTTTTTATTTTGTTTAAGAAAACAATAGATTGCCACACTCCTTCGTATCTCGCAATGACGGTTGACTGAGTTATCTAATTCGGGTTCTCTGTTGTCGTAATGGTTTTATTTTTAATGGAGTGATCATGGGACTAGCTTAAGAAGTTACGGGGGTGATGTTTCAATGTTCGAGCACTGACTTCGAATGTTTTTTCTGAAAGGAAAAATATCTCGACAAGTACTTTAATGTAATGTATATGTTTAGATATCTGTCCCGCGAAGGATCAATTTGGAGGCTTAGGAACGGGATTATGATAATAACACCTAATTAAGGCGTGAATTCATTCGATTATATTAGTTTAGTAAATAGAAGAAAAAGTTTAAAATGCAAATAAGGGAAGCTGATCATTCTGATATTCCGGGGATTTTAAGGACACTAAAAGCCAGTTTGGGGGAAACCTCTTCTGAAAAAACAGAAGAGGTTTGGAGGTATAAGCATATAGCTAATCCCTTTGGGGAGTCTTTGGTGCTGGTGGCGGAAGAGGAGAATGAAATTATTGGAGTACGGGCTTTTATGCGATGGAAATGGCAAAAGGGGGAGCAGGTTTACTCAGCCTTTAGGGCTGTGGATACCGCGACGCATCCTAATCACCAGGGTAAAGGAATTTTTAAGAAACTTACTTTAAGGGCGCTTGAAATAGGAAAAGAAAGAGGAGACCACTTTGTTTTTAATACCCCCAATTCCCGGAGTAAACCGGGCTATCTCAAAATGGGATGGGAAGAAGTGGATAAGCTAAAAATACAGTTGCGTCCCCTGAATCTATTACAGCTTAAAAAGAAAGAATTCGATTACGAAACTATAGGTAATGAAGATGCTATTGAAGAGCTTTTAAGTTCTTATTTCAATAAATTAAAAGCCGCTGACCGACTTTTTACCCCAAAATATATGGCTTATTTAAAATGGCGTTACCTGAATAATCCACTACAGGATTATATAGTGATTTTTGCAAAAGAATATTTTATTGCCGGTTACGTTAAAGAACATAAAAAATTTAATGAGTTTAGGGTTTCGGAAGCTATTATTTCTAAGTCCGGAAAAAAAACTGCTAAATCAGCAATATTGAAAATGGCAAAAGAATCGGGAGCAAAAGTTTTAAGTATATCTCCGGATGCCGGATTTTATTTTAAAAGTGGTATTACCGGGAATGTTGGACCGGTTCTTACTTATAAGCCTATTAACCTTGATCAGCCTGACTTTTTAACTCTGAAAACCTGGGCTTATAGTTTAGGTGATCTTGAATTATTTTAGATGATTGGAGCCTTAATCTTAATATTATTGCTACTCCTTATCAATCAGGGACTGTTTAATTCTTACGCTAAGAAGCATAAATGGTTTTCAAAGAAGTTGATGAATTCTTTATTTATTTATCATCTCTTCTTTTTTTTGGTATATTATACATATGCCACCTTTAATCGATCTGATTCAAAATTATATTTTGAACGACCTCAATGGGGCAATTCTTGGGGCGAATATTTCGGAACAAGTACTACTTTTGTAGATTTTATATCCTGGCCCTTCATTAATATACTCGGGTTTAATTACGAGATGATGATGGTGATGTTTTCGTGGTTTGGATATGTTGGTTTTGTATATGCTTATCTATTCTTTCGGGAAAATATTCCAATAAAGATTAAGGTTTTCAATTTAGACTTTCTCACCCTTATTCTTTTTCTTCCAAATATGCATTTTTGGACCGCCTCTTTGGGAAAAGGAGCTCCTATTTTCATGAGTCTAATGATGTTCGCCTATGGAATTAACCAACCAAAATCTAGATGGGGTATTATTTTACTAGCTTCTATTATTACCTATCATATTCGCCCTCACGTTTTCCTATTTGTTGCTGCTGGTACCGTATTGGGATATATGACAGGCAAAGAGAAAATCTCTCTTTGGAAAAAGGTCTTGATATACTGTGCGATGATTGGTAGTTTAATTATAGTACAAGATACCATTTTGGGGGTAGCAGGACTAAATGAGTCTGAAGATCTGGTAGAAGGATTTGATCAATTTTCTACTGAAAGAGCAAACTCTTTAAGTAACTCTGGTTCTGGTGTGGCTATGGCAAATTATCCTTTGCCATTGAAATTATTCACTTTCTGGTTTAGGCCTTTATTTTTTGATGCCCCGGGAATTCTAGGTCTAATTGTT contains the following coding sequences:
- a CDS encoding glycosyltransferase codes for the protein MKILHLIQKPQHRGAETFTCQLANHQKISGLEVKIASIFEGDSDLDWEEEIINLEGDTNSRFFNLKAWKKLNFLIKEFQPDIIQANAGDTLKYAVFSKKVFGWKTPIFFRNASEVGRYLKSTLQKKLNLYLYKNVAGVASVSKASKKDLLNHFPFLEYKTRVIPIGLEKKAINNLFKFQPAYQKHIVHVGGFSFEKNHKGLIQIFRNVVSSNPNVILHLVGDGPLRSEIEVLVKEEGLDRNVKFYGFVNNPLDYIAAADVLVLPSIIEGLPGVLLEAMYCKTPVVAYNVGGIGEIVNKSTGILIEKRNEIDFARRVLDCIEKPNKLQIENAHNMVSTNYMNTKIADEFLRFYQKNIKE
- a CDS encoding glycosyltransferase — protein: MSKIKILHIIKSLGRGGAEMLLPETLKLHDKNKFEFHYIYFLPWKDQMVEAIENAGGKVNCFEAKDNIRLLLQYKKIVDYCEKLHIDLIHCHLPWAGFVGRLVHKKTGIPVVYTEHNMQERYHIATKTINKISFNSQSLALGVSEDVTNSILKNIAPKISVKTLLNGVNTESFMRSGNSQIKEDLGVSENAIVIGNVAVFRFQKRLLEWLQLIKKLRSKNSNIYGIIVGAGPLEDEIKEEWRRLGLEDTVFFPGLKTDVKPYFEAMDIFMMSSLFEGLPIALLEAMSMECAVVSTDAGGIKEVIRNKEDGLIVPVDEWQELSGKVQSLIDEPAELSRHKLAARKRVIEAFSLKRMVGELEEIYSSYSN
- a CDS encoding GNAT family N-acetyltransferase — protein: MQIREADHSDIPGILRTLKASLGETSSEKTEEVWRYKHIANPFGESLVLVAEEENEIIGVRAFMRWKWQKGEQVYSAFRAVDTATHPNHQGKGIFKKLTLRALEIGKERGDHFVFNTPNSRSKPGYLKMGWEEVDKLKIQLRPLNLLQLKKKEFDYETIGNEDAIEELLSSYFNKLKAADRLFTPKYMAYLKWRYLNNPLQDYIVIFAKEYFIAGYVKEHKKFNEFRVSEAIISKSGKKTAKSAILKMAKESGAKVLSISPDAGFYFKSGITGNVGPVLTYKPINLDQPDFLTLKTWAYSLGDLELF